Proteins encoded within one genomic window of Fusarium musae strain F31 chromosome 4, whole genome shotgun sequence:
- a CDS encoding hypothetical protein (EggNog:ENOG41), producing the protein MSSPKLITVFGATGSQGGSVVQSLLQNKSRSFRIRGITRNPESEKAKALAEHGVEVVKADGLVREEVIEAFRGSWGVFANTNSDDPSMNKEGGPTELDIGKSLVDAAAEAGVRHFVYSGMASASETTGGAVPNKAFDMKHAVGEYAKSKGFETVNVVSPGWYMENHLVEDFAPALGGFPFTTDEEGYLTLRVPRWGGNEEIPFISIGDDYGDLVHGIFLDPKKYNGRLVQGISASETIEKLVSEFGRGNKARFVPIEDWKTMETYGDQSFETVKYMFGFCQYSGGLYYGVPNDLGPSTELKAKATEAKGQSSDAKLMTLEGFWEKYFAP; encoded by the exons ATGTCTTCTCCCAAGCTCATCACCGTCTTTGGTGCCACTGGCTCTCAGGGCGGCAGCGTGGTGCAGTCCTTGCTTCAGAACAAGTCCCGGTCGTTCAGGATCCGAGGAATCACTCGCAATCCTGAGTCcgaaaaggccaaggctcTCGCTGagcatggtgttgaggtagTCAAGGCTGACGGTCTGGTCAGGGAAGAGGTGATTGAAGCTTTCAGGGGCAGCTGGGGAGTCTTTGCCAATACAAACTCGGACGATCCT TCAATGAACAAAGAAGGTGGGCCTACCGAACTTGATATCGGTAAGAGCCTCGTGGATGCAGCCGCTGAGGCAGGGGTCCGTCACTTTGTGTACAGCGGTATggcctctgcctctgaaaCCACTGGAGGGGCGGTTCCTAATAAGGCTTTCGACA TGAAGCATGCTGTCGGGGAGTATGCAAAGAGTAAGGGGTTTGAGACTGTCAACGTTGTTAGCCCAGGCTGGTACATGGAGAACCATCTCGTGGAAGATTTTGCCCCAGCTCTAGGCGGTTTCCCTTTCACCACTGACGAGGAGGGTTACCTCACTCTACGTGTTCCACGCTGGGGCGGTAATGAAGAGATTCCCTTCATTTCTATCGGAGATGACTATGGTGATCTTGTTCATGGCATCTTCCTCGATCCTAAGAAGTACAACGGGCGTCTTGTCCAAGGTATCAGCGCCAGCGAGACaattgagaagcttgtttcCGAGTTCGGAAGAG GTAACAAGGCCCGTTTCGTGCCCATTGAGGACTGGAAAACCATGGAGACTTACGGCGATCAATCATTTGAGACTGTCAAGTACATGTTCGGCTTCTGTCAGTACTCTGGCGGCTTGTACTATGGAGTGCCTAACGATTTGGGCCCTTCTACTGAGCTGAAGGCAAAGGCGACCGAGGCTAAGGGACAGTCGAGCGATGCTAAGTTGATGACTCTCGAGGGGTTCTGGGAGAAGTATTTCGCTCCTTGA
- a CDS encoding hypothetical protein (EggNog:ENOG41), translating to MSRLLSVLLLSLPFALSADFESVTISANLDNVGHTCISKCLYYTVLSDMGRAMGCDDPYDNNCYCATAAASANKADGFMSKCATSLCSAGDRSRDLTSMQSYYASYCMGAGFTQPGATEWYNPAEATEEPTNEPTA from the coding sequence ATGTCTCGACTTCTCTCagtccttctcctctctcttcccTTTGCCCTCTCAGCAGACTTTGAAAGCGTCACCATCAGTGCCAACCTCGACAACGTTGGCCATACATGTATCAGCAAGTGTCTCTACTACACCGTTCTGTCCGATATGGGCAGGGCTATGGGGTGTGATGACCCCTATGATAACAACTGCTACTGCGCTACCGCAGCTGCATCTGCCAACAAAGCTGATGGTTTTATGTCCAAGTGTGCCACCTCATTGTGCTCAGCTGGCGATCGCTCTCGAGACTTGACTTCCATGCAATCCTACTACGCTTCGTACTGTATGGGTGCAGGCTTCACGCAACCTGGTGCTACTGAGTGGTACAACCCCGCTGAAGCTACAGAGGAACCCACGAATGAGCCTACCGCATAG
- the CHS3 gene encoding chitin synthase I (EggNog:ENOG41~CAZy:GT2_Chitin_synth) codes for MDPRYGAQPQQHPHPHRTPSPGQPLQQGYQLDDNPFDDGRYGQYGPSQQHLHMPSGPDPHRLPTPSDHLNLNAAQSVDNLSGYGPPGDYAVNPEAHHDAYYNQPYEPRPQQQPYDQSYDQEYDQPYDDHRPMLQHQPSDAPSEPYQDQPQQGGGIKRWKTVKQVLLYRGNLVLDCPVPPVLLQQNPHGERDEFTHMRYSAATCDPNDFYDHDFTLRQRLFTKPRHTELFIVVTMYNEDDILFARTMTGVFKNIEYMCNRPNSKTWGKDAWKKIVVCVVSDGRSKINPRTKALLAGMGVYQEGIAKQQVNGKDVTAHIYEYTTQTHLQIKNDVVQLVHRRQPVQMLFCLKEKNAKKINSHRWFFTAFGRVLDPNICVLLDAGTRPGGSSIYHLWKAFDLEPMCGGACGEIKAMLGTGGKYLLNPLVAAQNFEYKMSNILDKPLESAFGFISVLPGAFSAYRYVALQNDKNGKGPLEKYFLGETLHGGSDAGLFESNMYLAEDRILCFELVTKRNCHWILQYVKSATGETDVPDTVTELVLQRRRWLNGSFFAAIYAIVHFLDFLRSDHTFLRKFAFFIEFIFNTINMIFAWFAIGNFFLVFKILTTSLGDDSLLGRTGEILGVVFTWLYGVFLITCFVLSLGNRPAGSGRLYTAMCWFWAMIMIYLLFAAIFIAVKSIIADVNDSNGFNFSEIFKNKVFYMLIISVMSTFGIWLIASLIMLDPWHMATSLVQYMLLTPTFTNVLNVYAFCNTHDVSWGTKGDDKVEKLPSVNTKDGTGKTDLPDEGDLNAQYQRELAVFSQKHVEVKTAPTPSQLQEKQMDYYRGVRTGVVLIWMVSNFGLAALVLSSAGLDRISPNKDQDHEAEQLSRSNIYMSIVLWSVAGLSAFKFIGAMWFLVVRMFRGV; via the exons ATGGATCCTCGCTACGGGGCACAGCCTCAGCAACATCCACACCCTCACCGGACGCCTTCGCCAGGCCAACCGCTCCAGCAAGGCTACCAGCTCGACGATAATCCCTTCGACGATGGCCGATATGGACAGTATGGCCCTTCCCAACAGCACCTTCATATGCCCTCGGGCCCCGACCCGCACCGGCTACCTACTCCAAGCGATCATCTGAACCTCAATGCAGCT CAATCTGTCGACAATTTGTCAGGCTACGGACCTCCTGGTGATTACGCTGTAAACCCTGAAGCGCATCACGATGCCTACTACAACCAACCTTACGAGCCTCgtcctcagcaacaacccTACGATCAGAGCTACGACCAAGAGTACGATCAACCCTACGATGACCACAGGCCTATGCTGCAACACCAACCATCAGATGCGCCAAGCGAACCATATCAAGACCAACCGCAACAAGGTGGTGGAATCAAGCGCTGGAAAACCGTCAAGCAAGTTCTCTTGTACCGCGGTAACCTGGTCCTGGATTGTCCTGTTCCTCCAGTTCTGCTGCAACAGAACCCCCACGGAGAGCGTGATGAGTTCACACACATGCGATATTCCGCTGCGACTTGCGATCCCAATGACTTCTACGACCACGACTTCACACTGCGACAGAGGCTCTTCACAAAGCCCCGCCATACCGAGCTGTTCATCGTCGTGACAATGTATAACGAGGACGATATTTTGTTTGCCCGAACCATGACCGGTGTTTTCAAGAACATCGAGTACATGTGTAACCGTCCCAACAGTAAGACATGGGGTAAAGACGCGTGGAAGAAGATCGTCGTCTGTGTCGTCAGTGATGGTCGTTCCAAGATCAACCCTAGAACCAAGGCTCTTCTGGCCGGTATGGGTGTATACCAAGAGGGTATCGCCAAGCAGCAGGTCAACGGCAAGGATGTCACAGCCCATATTTACGAATACACAACGCAAACTCACCTTCAGATCAAGAACGATGTTGTCCAGCTCGTTCACCGACGTCAACCAGTTCAAATGCTGTTCTgtttgaaggagaagaacgcCAAGAAGATTAACTCACATAGATGGTTTTTTACGGCCTTTGGTAGAGTCCTGGACCCTAACATTTGTGTGCTTCTCGATGCGGGTACTCGACCCGGTGGAAGTTCAATTTACCATCTCTGGAAGGCCTTTGATCTCGAGCCCATGTGTGGTGGTGCTTGCGGTGAGATCAAGGCTATGTTGGGTACTGGTGGAAAATACCTTCTGAACCCGCTCGTCGCTGCTCAGAACTTTGAGTACAAGATGAGCAACATTCTCGATAAACCACTGGAGTCCGCTTTCGGTTTTATCTCTGTGTTGCCTGGTGCCTTTTCAGCCTACCGATATGTCGCTCTTCAGAACGATAAGAACGGAAAGGGACCTCTCGAGAAGTACTTCTTGGGTGAGACGCTCCACGGTGGAAGCGATGCTGGTCTTTTCGAGTCCAACATGTATCTCGCCGAAGATCGTATTCTTTGCTTCGAGCTGGTCACCAAGCGTAATTGTCATTGGATCCTGCAGTACGTCAAGTCAGCTACTGGCGAGACCGATGTTCCCGATACAGTTACTGAGCTTGTTCTCCAACGTCGCCGTTGGCTCAACGGTTCTTTCTTCGCTGCCATCTACGCTATTGTTCACTTCCTCGACTTCCTTCGATCTGATCACACTTTCTTGCGAAAGTTTGCCTTCTTCATCgaattcatcttcaacactaTCAATATGATCTTCGCTTGGTTTGCTATTGGtaacttcttcctcgtttTCAAGATCCTCACAACAAGTTTGGGAGATGATTCGTTGCTTGGGCGGACTGGGGAAATTCTGGGTGTCGTATTTACCTGGCTCTACGGTGTTTTCCTGATTACTTGCTTCGTCTTATCTCTGGGCAATCGACCAGCAGGTTCTGGTAGGCTCTATACCGCCATGTGTTGGTTCTGGGCTATGATCATGAT CTATCTATTGTTCGCTGCTATTTTCATCGCTGTCAAATCTATCATTGCCGACGTTAACGACTCAAACGGCTTTAATTTTTCagagatcttcaagaacaaggtcttTTACATGCTTATCATCTCGGTCATGTCCACGTTTGGTATCTGGCTGATCGCTTCGCTGATCATGTTGGATCCCTGGCATATGGCTACCTCTTTGGTTCAGTACATGCTTCTCACGCCAACCTTTACAAATGTTCTAAACGTCTACGCCTTCTGCAACACGCACGATGTTTCTTGGGGTACTAAGGGTGAcgacaaggttgagaagcttcctTCGGTCAACACCAAGGACGGTACTGGAAAAACGGATCTGCCTGACGAAGGAGACTTGAACGCACAATATCAACGAGAACTTGCTGTCTTTTCACAGAAGCATGTTGAGGTCAAGACTGCCCCCACTCCCAGCCAGCTCCAGGAGAAGCAAATGGACTACTACAGAGGTGTTCGTACTGGCGTCGTTCTCATCTGGATGGTGTCAAACTTTGGACTGGCAGCGCTTGTTCTGAGCTCTGCAGGTCTGGATCGAATCAGCCCCAACAAGGATCAGGACCATGAAGCGGAACAGCTGAGCCGATCCAACATCTACATGTCTATCGTCCTTTGGAGTGTGGCAGGTCTGAGCGCGTTCAAGTTTATCGGTGCGATGTGGTTCTTGGTGGTGCGCATGTTCCGAGGTGTCTAA
- a CDS encoding hypothetical protein (EggNog:ENOG41), whose translation MYDHAAFAEDTSNLFKREAAIYEALGSHPCILKCIGVELMPDGEEDWALRLERAPHGNLREYIGKNESPTMTRRLQVAIDFTEVLQYIHDRGVIWGNVSPRNVLVFDDLHIKLCDFAGSTLKGKFPELLFTCEPCCWVSGPEGDSILRSMLEKELFALGTAICEITGWAVPYGPIEIEERQQKLMDGEYPYIGDSNPVKDVIKKLWNFEYSSAQEVVEALRTALVDT comes from the coding sequence ATGTACGACCACGCCGCATTTGCTGAAGATACGAGCAACTTATTCAAGCGTGAAGCTGCCATATATGAAGCTCTCGGCTCACATCCATGCATCCTCAAGTGTATCGGTGTCGAACTCATGcctgatggagaagaagattgggCTTTGCGTCTTGAGAGGGCGCCGCATGGTAACTTACGGGAGTACATTGGGAAGAACGAATCTCCGACAATGACTCGCCGCTTGCAGGTAGCCATCGACTTTACGGAGGTTTTGCAGTATATCCATGATCGCGGGGTCATTTGGGGCAACGTCTCGCCTCGAAATGTTCTTGTGTTTGATGATCTTCACATCAAACTCTGTGATTTTGCCGGCTCGACTCTGAAGGGCAAGTTCCCCGAGCTTCTCTTTACATGTGAACCTTGTTGTTGGGTGTCAGGACCAGAAGGAGACTCTATTCTCCGAAGTATGCTCGAAAAGGAACTGTTTGCGCTTGGTACTGCAATTTGTGAGATCACAGGATGGGCTGTTCCCTATGGGCCAATAGAGATAGAAGAACGCCAGCAGAAACTTATGGACGGAGAGTATCCATACATTGGTGACAGTAATCCTGTCAAGGATGTTATCAAGAAGTTATGGAATTTTGAGTATAGCTCTGCacaggaggtggtggaagcTCTAAGGACAGCTCTCGTCGATACGTAA